TGGACGCGGGACCACGTCTCCTTTCGGGAAAACCTGGGCACGCCGGAAAAGGTTGTGTTCGGCGACGGGACGGTTTATCTTCAGGTACAGATCCGTCTGGACTTCCTGGAGGACGGCCTTTTCTTCGGGAAGCCTTACCGGAAAGGAGAAACGCTGGACTTTTCCTGCGCCGATTTCTACGAGCTCGACGAGGGCGGGAAAATCCGGGCCGGCCGTGTGTTCACCCGGTTCAACCCTTGAGATCCGGCCCTGCGCTTCCCGGGCTTGACCGTTCGATCGAAAAGGGATGCCTCATGACGGAATTCGACGACCTGGAATTCTCCCGTGTCGATGTGTTTCCGACCCCGGCGGCACAGGTGGCCGGGGAGAGCGCCTCCGATCCGGATGCCGTCGCCCGGGCCGTGGACAAGGCATTCGCGAAGCTCTTCGCATTCGTGAAGAAAAACGGACTCTCCGCCTGGGGTGCGCCGCGGGCCCTCTACACGGAATGCGGTCCGGAGCGGACGAAGTTCATCGTCGCCGTTCCCATCCTCAAGACTCCCGGAGAGCCCATCCGGGGCGGTTCCGCGTACACGGGAGAGCTTGCCGGAGGCAGCGCCTACCGCTTCACGCATCGCGGCTCGTACGGCGGCCTGGCGGCAACCTACGACTGCATCACCCGGTTCATGACGGCGAGGGGCCTGATGGCGGGGTCCGACGACTGGGACCGCTACATGCCCATGTGGGAGGAATACGCCAACAATCCGGCCAAGACGCCGGAGGATGACCTCCTCACCTATATTTATCTTCCGCGAAAGTGAGAAAAGAACCCTCCCCGGGATGATGACGGTCGTTACGGGTGAGGAAGCGAGGAGTAGAGGAGGGGACGATGGGAGACGATTCGGACACGTTGAGGCCGCCGGCCGCTGATGGCTCTCCCCGGGACGTTCCGTCGACCGGAGATTCGGAGCCGGCGGACCTGCAGGCGCTCGTTCAGAGGCTGGAGCGGGAAATTGCCGAGCGGCGGCGTGCCGAGGAGGCGCTCAGGGAGAGCGAGGAGCTGTTCCGGAGCGCCTTCGAGCGGTCCAACGACGGCATCGTCATCACCCAGGGCGGTCGCTACGTCTTCATCAACCAGGTCTTCCTCCGGACCATCGGCCGCCGGATGGAGGATCTCCTCGGCAAGACCCTGGGGGCCTTCGTCCACCCCGACGACCGGGAACGGCTCGCCGACTATACGCGGAGGCGCCGGGCCGGGGAGCCGGCTCCGTCGAGCTACGAGCTCCGGATCGTCCGGCCGGACGGGACCCTGGTGCACGTCGACATCAGTGTCATCGATGTGGTCTACCAGGGGGAAAAGGCGTTTCTCGCCTACCTGCGGGACATCACGGAGAGAAAGAACGCGGAAGAGCGACTTCGGCAGGGCGAGGAAAAGTATAGGCTCCTGGTCGATCATGCCCCCGCCGGGATCTACCAGGTCGATTTCCGCTCGCGGCGGTTCATCAGCGTCAACGACGTCATGTGCCAGTACACGGGCTACACGCGGGAAGAGTTCCTGGCCCTGGATCCGCTGAACATCCTGACGGAGGAGTCCCTCGAAACCTTCCTGAAACGGATGGCCGACGTCATGGCGGGAAATCCCATCTCCGATTCGGTGGAATACAAGATCCGGGGCAAGAACGGACGGGAGTTCTGGGTCCTGATTCACAACAGCTTCCTGTATGAGGACGGAAGACCCGTCGTCTCCACGGTGATCGTCCACGATCTCACGGAGCGCAGGCGGGCGGAGGAAGAGCGGGACCGGCTGCAGATGCAGCTTCTGCAGGCCCAGAAAATGGAGTCGGTGGGACGGCTGGCCGGCGGGGTGGCCCACGACTTCAACAACATCCTCGCCGCGATCATGGGTTACTCGGAGATGGCGCTCCTCCAGACCGATCCGGGAACCAGGCTGCACAAGAACCTGGAGGAGATCCTCAAGGCGGCCAAACGGTCGGCGGACCTTACGGGCCAGCTCCTGGCCTTCGCCCGCCGGCAGGTGACGAGCCCGAAGGTCCTGAACCTGAACGACATCGTCGGCGGCATGCTGAAGATGCTCCAGCGGCTGATCCGCGAAGACATCGAGCTGGTCTGGATCCCGGGCCACGGTCTCTGGAATGTAAAGATCGACGCCTCCCAGGTCGATCAGATCATGGCCAACCTGTTGATCAACGCCCGGGATGCCATCTCCGGGGCGGGAAGGGTGACCATCGAGACGCACAACGTGGAGGTGGACGAAGGGTTTGTCGGCCGCCACAGCGATTTTTCACCCGGGGACCATGTCCTCTTGTCGGTCAGTGACACCGGGTGCGGCATGGACCGAGAGACCCTGGAGCATGTCTTCGAACCGTTCTTCACAACCAAGGATGTCGGGAAAGGCACGGGACTGGGCCTGGCGACGGTCTTCGGTATCGTCCGGCAGAACAATGGATTCGTCCACGCCTACAGCGAGCCGGGCAGGGGGGCAACCTTCCGGATCTACCTGCCCCGCTTCGCAGCCGAAGCGAAGCCGGAACCCGGACGGAGGGAAGAGAAGCAGACGCCGCGGGGGGAGGAGACGATTCTCCTCGCGGAGGACGACAAGGCGGTTCTTGAACTGACCCGCAGCCTTCTCGAGTCCCTGGGATACCGGGTCGTGACGGCCGGGACGCCGGACCTGGCGATCCGGGCGGTCGAAGAGCAGCGGGATGCCATACACCTGCTTCTGACCGACGTGGTGATGCCGGGGATGAACGGGAAGGACCTGGCCGGGCGGCTGGTCTCGATGCACCCCGGCCTGAAATGCCTGTTCATGTCGGGCTATCCCGCCGACGTCATCGCTCACCATGGAATCCTGGACCAGGGCGTTCACTTCGTCCAGAAACCGTTTTCGCTCCAGACCCTCTCCGAGGCGGTCCGCCGGGTGCTCGACGAGGGATAACGGGCTTGGGGACGGCGAGCCGTCCGGTGGCTTGCGGGAGATACAACCATGCGTATGGTATGGATCATCCTGGCGGTGTTTGCAGTCGTTCTTGCCGCCGTCCTTGCCGCCGTCCTTGTGATCGCCGATATGCGATGGCAGGCGAGGACAACGGACCTGGTTGTGCAGGCCGCTGTCTCACCTGCCGGAACACCGGCTGTCTTCAACCCGTCCGAACTCGAAGGCCTGCCCGCGCCCGTGCAGCGCTATTTCCGGGCCGTCCTGGCGGAAGGAAGGCCTCTGGTACGCCGTGCGCGGCTGCAGCAGGAGGGTGAATTCCTCGTCCGGCCGGAATCAAACGGATGGGTTCCCTTCCGTGCCGAACAGACCGTGGGTGTGAACCCGGCTGTCTTCGTGTGGGACGCCCGCATGGCCATGGTTCCGGGAATCGACATCCGGGTTCGGGATGCCTTCGCCGCAGGCCGCGGATTCATGCACGCAAGCATCCTGGCTCTGGTGCCGCTGGTTGCCGCGGAAGGTACGCCTGGCCTCGCTGTTGGAGCCCTGCAACGCTATCTGGCCGAGGCAGCCTGGTTTCCGACCGCTCTCCTTCCTTCCCAGGGCGTCTCATGGACGGCCATCGACGCATCGAGTGCGAGGGCGACCCTGGATGCGTCCGGGGTCAGGGTTTCCCTTGTCTTCCGCTTCGGCGACGACGGCCTGATCCGGAGCGTTTATGCCCCGGACCGTCCGCGCAGCGTCGGCGACCGGGAAGTGCCCACGCCCTGGGAAGGCCGCTGGCAGGAATACGGAACCCTGGGGGGGATGCGTGTGCCCATTCGCGGGGAGGTGGCCTGGCTGCTTCCGGAAGGGCGGCAGGTTTATTGGAAGGGCCGGATCACAGAGGCTCTGTATGACTGATGTTGAAGGAACAGGACGTAAGGGCGGGGGAGACCGGAAGGGTCGCCCTGCGCAATCAGAATCAGATCAGGAGGTGTCGTCGTGAAGAGAAGGGTTTTGTTGATGGTACTGGTTTCTTTCCTTGTCGTCGGTTTCTCGGCCATCGCCCATGCGGACCTGAATGTTTTTCTCCGCGATCTGAACGTCCAGGCCAGGGCCGACATGGACGGTTTCAGCGCCCGGGTGAGCGCCCAGTTCGGTGTGCCCGTGCCGAGGGTCCATGCGATCATCAGGTCCGTGGACAATCCGGCCGATGCCTTCATGTGCTTTGAGATCGGGCGAATGACGGGCCGGGCACCGGATGCGGTCCTCACGACATACCGACGCCACAAGGGGAAAGGCTGGGGCGTCATTGCCAAGGAAATGGGCATCAAGCCCGGGTCGGCTGAGTTTCATGCCCTCAAGCGGGGCGATCTGGCGCTGACGGGGAGGCCGGCCGGTCCGGGCGGGAAAGGACCGGGAAAGAAGGAGAAGGTTAAGGGAAAAGGGAAGTGGAAAGACCGCGGTGATGACGATCCCCGGGACTTCGATGACGGCGACCGGGGGCCCGGGAAGGGCCGCGGCCAGGGGCGGGGCCAGAATCGTTAGGAGCCGGGGAATGAGCACCACCCGGATCCGGATTCGGGCGGTGCGGCGCCAAAACTGTGGAAAGGGATCAGAAGAAGATGACGATGGAGGAACAAATTGAGCAGGCCCTGGCGACGTTTCTGCCGGGGCATCTCGGCATCCGGATCGAGAAAGCCTCCCCGGAGGAAGTGGTCGGCTCCCTGACCGTCGAGGAGCGCCTGTGCACCTACGGCGGCATTCTCCACGGTGGATCCATCATGGCCCTGGCGGATACCCTGGGCGGCGTCGGGGCCTTCCTGAACCTTCCCCCCGGGACGCGGACCTCGACGGTGGAATCCAAGACAAACTTCGTCCGGGCCGCGAAGATCGGGACGAAGGTGACGGCTACGAGCCGGCTCATCCACAAGGGAAGGACCCTCGTGCTCTGGCAGACGGAGGTCCGGGACCCCGAGGGCAGCCTGCTGGCCCTGGTTTCCCAGTCGCAGATGGTCATTCCGGCCTGAGAGAGCCACCGTGCCCGGCGGCAAAGCGGGCGCCCCGGCCGCTGCCGGCAGGGGCGCTCCGTTCGCCTCCATTCGCCGCATTACGCGGCAGGTCCGGTTACGAAGCCCTTGGACGGGGGGCCCGTGTCGGCCGGCGTCCCGGCGATCTGGGCGAGGTAGGCGGCGCCGAGCTTCTTCAGATGGTCGCTCACGTTGTCGAAGTAGTTGAAGTGGGCCTGCTCCTCGTCGTTGATGGTCTCGAAGAGCTTCATGCTGATGCTGTCCCCACTCTCCCGGCATACCAGGATGAACTGGTTGTAGGCATCGATGGTGTCGTCCTCGAGGGTGGCGTTGAAGGGGAACACGGCCTCCACCTTCTGGCCCTTCTGAACCTTCGCGGCGAGGTCCGTCGTCGGCTCCCCGCCCAGCTCCTTGATGCGCTCGGCGAACATCTCGGCGTGGCGCATCTCGTCGATGGCGATCAGCTTGATCTTCGCCGCCAGCTCCCCGTAGTCCATGTCGTCCAGGTTGTAGTGCTGGTTCATGTACTGGTGGATGGCCATCAGTTCCATGGAGCGCGCCTTGTTCAGGACGTCGATGACCTTCTTCCTGCGCTGTTCCTTGCTGCCCTGTGCCATAAAGCCTCCTTTCCAGGCTGTGTTGGATGATCTTCTGTTGATGGAGACAGGAACCGTGATTCGTGGTATGCAGTTCCCCCGTAAGAGAGGGAAACCGGAAATTTCCTGGAGATTCAGGACGAAGCGGTGCCCACTATACCAAAAAGGGGGTGCAAATGAAAAGAGTCCTGCTGTTGATCGACATCCAGAACGACTACTTTCCCGGCGGCAGGATGGAGCTGGCTGGGAGCGTTGAGGCCGGGGAAAAAGCCGGGCTCCTGCTGGCGGCGTTCCGGAGCCGGGATCTCCCGGTGGTCCACATCCAG
This DNA window, taken from Syntrophales bacterium, encodes the following:
- a CDS encoding nuclear transport factor 2 family protein, whose translation is MKKPAIGSVADIEKFFKAFNERDWETVFRFVRDDCVWEASEKRLEGREEMIAYWTRDHVSFRENLGTPEKVVFGDGTVYLQVQIRLDFLEDGLFFGKPYRKGETLDFSCADFYELDEGGKIRAGRVFTRFNP
- a CDS encoding PaaI family thioesterase, with amino-acid sequence MEEQIEQALATFLPGHLGIRIEKASPEEVVGSLTVEERLCTYGGILHGGSIMALADTLGGVGAFLNLPPGTRTSTVESKTNFVRAAKIGTKVTATSRLIHKGRTLVLWQTEVRDPEGSLLALVSQSQMVIPA
- a CDS encoding GyrI-like domain-containing protein; translated protein: MTEFDDLEFSRVDVFPTPAAQVAGESASDPDAVARAVDKAFAKLFAFVKKNGLSAWGAPRALYTECGPERTKFIVAVPILKTPGEPIRGGSAYTGELAGGSAYRFTHRGSYGGLAATYDCITRFMTARGLMAGSDDWDRYMPMWEEYANNPAKTPEDDLLTYIYLPRK
- a CDS encoding bacterioferritin produces the protein MAQGSKEQRRKKVIDVLNKARSMELMAIHQYMNQHYNLDDMDYGELAAKIKLIAIDEMRHAEMFAERIKELGGEPTTDLAAKVQKGQKVEAVFPFNATLEDDTIDAYNQFILVCRESGDSISMKLFETINDEEQAHFNYFDNVSDHLKKLGAAYLAQIAGTPADTGPPSKGFVTGPAA
- a CDS encoding PAS domain S-box protein, with translation MGDDSDTLRPPAADGSPRDVPSTGDSEPADLQALVQRLEREIAERRRAEEALRESEELFRSAFERSNDGIVITQGGRYVFINQVFLRTIGRRMEDLLGKTLGAFVHPDDRERLADYTRRRRAGEPAPSSYELRIVRPDGTLVHVDISVIDVVYQGEKAFLAYLRDITERKNAEERLRQGEEKYRLLVDHAPAGIYQVDFRSRRFISVNDVMCQYTGYTREEFLALDPLNILTEESLETFLKRMADVMAGNPISDSVEYKIRGKNGREFWVLIHNSFLYEDGRPVVSTVIVHDLTERRRAEEERDRLQMQLLQAQKMESVGRLAGGVAHDFNNILAAIMGYSEMALLQTDPGTRLHKNLEEILKAAKRSADLTGQLLAFARRQVTSPKVLNLNDIVGGMLKMLQRLIREDIELVWIPGHGLWNVKIDASQVDQIMANLLINARDAISGAGRVTIETHNVEVDEGFVGRHSDFSPGDHVLLSVSDTGCGMDRETLEHVFEPFFTTKDVGKGTGLGLATVFGIVRQNNGFVHAYSEPGRGATFRIYLPRFAAEAKPEPGRREEKQTPRGEETILLAEDDKAVLELTRSLLESLGYRVVTAGTPDLAIRAVEEQRDAIHLLLTDVVMPGMNGKDLAGRLVSMHPGLKCLFMSGYPADVIAHHGILDQGVHFVQKPFSLQTLSEAVRRVLDEG